GGAGTCTCGGTTGATGTCCTTTCCTGCAGGTACTTAGATGTTTCAGTTCCCTGCGTTCGCTTCTTACCCCTATGTATTCGAAGGTAAGATACCTTATTAACGATACTTGGAAACCACTTTGGTTTCATGTCCTCACGGCCAAAGGCCTGCAGACAGCGCGCCGGACGACCGGCGACGCGCTACCGCGCTGTATTGCTGCCAAACCCGAACATCGAGCAAGGCACCCATACAGGCCGATAGGCCGTCGGCGATCGTTCGCCGTAACGTCGGACCAAACGTCCGACAACCAAAATGATTTCCCAAGTATCTAAGGTGGGTTGCCCCATTCGGAGATCCATGGATCAAAGCTCATTCGCAGCTCCCCACGGCTTATCGCAGCGTATCACGTCCTTCATCGCCTGTGCATGCCAAGGCATCCACCAAATGCCCTTACGACACTTAATCGTTCTCATTGCCAATGCTCATCATCTACCGGACAAAACACCAACCTTGCAGTTGCCGTTCAACCGGAGACCAGGTTACCTTTTACAACCCGGACAATTCATGATGCCATCGACGTGTTCGACAGATCTGCTTTATTGGAGCTACGCCGAGCAGCTCGCTTGCAGTCTGTCTTAAGACCAGCTTCTCGAGATCAAATCCGGTGGCGCGCGGTCAGGCAACGCCAATCAAGCACCGTCCGTCAGATGAAGGCAAAAGCCTCCAAACAACAACAATGCCCAAACGACAAGCTTCCTTCCTACATCCGGCCCCTCCGTCGTGTCCGGTCGGCTAGACCTTCAACGACATCATCGGAACCGGCTTCGGACGCATCGGGCCAAAACCCGATACACCTGGAAGCCTCCAGATCAATCTTCTCTTCACGATATATGCAGAACAGGCATCGTCGATGACGATGCAAAACCTTTTTTCTTCAGAAGATATCCAAATCCCTCAGGTCAACACCAAAGCGAATTGGTGGAGCTGAGCGGGATCGAACCGCTGACCCCCTGCTTGCAAAGCAGGTGCTCTCCCAGCTGAGCTACAGCCCCAACCATCGCAAACACCTGACAGCAAACCGCCAGGATCAGGCAAACCAAGGATCAGTTAAACCAGGAGCAAACCAAACTGCAATTGCAAATGGTGGGCCCGGGTAGACTTGAACTACCGACCCCACGCTTATCAAGCGTGTGCTCTAACCAACTGAGCTACGGGCCCATCGCGTTCATCCCGATCAAATCAGGACGATCGTCCGTCGCCGCCGGACAGCGCCCCAATGGAGCACAGCACCCAAGCCGCAAACAGCCCGTCAGCGAACTCAATGGTTCGATATCTTCTTGAAGAAAGAGAAACGTGGACGGCGAAAGCTCGCCATACCGTCATCGACCGAAGTCAACGCGGCGTATTGCGTTGCGATGGTCACCTGACTGGTGCCATCTATGTTCTAAAAAGCGGATTTTGCGTGGCCTGGACTACTCCAGGCGGGCCTTACGGCCACCCTTGCTAAAATCGGCTTCCTTAGAAAGGAGGTGATCCAGCCGCAGGTTCCCCTACGGCTACCTTGTTACGACTTCACCCCAGTCGCTGACCCTACCGTGGTTAGCTGCCTCCTTGCGGTTAGCGCACTACCTTCGGGTAAAACCAACTCCCATGGTGTGACGGGCGGTGTGTACAAGGCCCGGGAACGTATTCACCGCGGCATGCTGATCCGCGATTACTAGCGATTCCAACTTCATGCACTCGAGTTGCAGAGTGCAATCCGAACTGAGATGGCTTTTGGAGATTAGCTCACACTCGCGTGCTCGCTGCCCACTGTCACCACCATTGTAGCACGTGTGTAGCCCAGCCCGTAAGGGCCATGAGGACTTGACGTCATCCCCACCTTCCTCTCGGCTTATCACCGGCAGTCCCCTTAGAGTGCCCAACTGAATGCTGGCAACTAAGGGCGAGGGTTGCGCTCGTTGCGGGACTTAACCCAACATCTCACGACACGAGCTGACGACAGCCATGCAGCACCTGTCTCGGCGTTCCCGAAGGAAACCATCCATCTCTGGATGTAGCACCGGATGTCAAGGGCTGGTAAGGTTCTGCGCGTTGCTTCGAATTAAACCACATGCTCCACCGCTTGTGCGGGCCCCCGTCAATTCCTTTGAGTTTTAATCTTGCGACCGTACTCCCCAGGCGGAATGTTTAATGCGTTAGCTGCGCCACCGACAAGTAAACTTGCCGACGGCTAACATTCATCGTTTACGGCGTGGACTACCAGGGTATCTAATCCTGTTTGCTCCCCACGCTTTCGCACCTCAGCGTCAGTAATGGACCAGTGAGCCGCCTTCGCCACTGGTGTTCCTCCGAATATCTACGAATTTCACCTCTACACTCGGAATTCCACTCACCTCTTCCATACTCCAGACACCCAGTATCAAAGGCAGTTCCAGAGTTGAGCTCTGGGATTTCACCCCTGACTTAAATGTCCGCCTACGTGCGCTTTACGCCCAGTAATTCCGAACAACGCTAGCCCCCTTCGTATTACCGCGGCTGCTGGCACGAAGTTAGCCGGGGCTTCTTCTCCGGATACCGTCATTATCTTCTCCGGTGAAAGAGCTTTACAACCCTAGGGCCTTCATCACTCACGCGGCATGGCTGGATCAGGCTTGCGCCCATTGTCCAATATTCCCCACTGCTGCCTCCCGTAGGAGTTTGGGCCGTGTCTCAGTCCCAATGTGGCTGATCATCCTCTCAGACCAGCTATGGATCGTCGCCTTGGTAGGCCTTTACCCCACCAACTAGCTAATCCAACGCGGGCCGATCCCTTACCGATAAATCTTTCCCCCGAAGGGCACATACGGTATTAGCACAAGTTTCCCTGCGTTATTCCGTAGTAAAGGGTACGTTCCCACGCGTTACTCACCCGTCTGCCGCTCCCCTTGCGGGGCGCTCGACTTGCATGTGTTAAGCCTGCCGCCAGCGTTCGTTCTGAGCCAGGATCAAACTCTCATGTTGAGAATTCAATCATTGGCTTAAATCACGTCTGAATCGACGAGAACTTCACACCTGTCTTCTAAACGCCATGCCATAAACACAGCGCCAAAAACCAGTGTAACTTCTCTTGATAAAACGTGACCGCCAAAGTCTCTTTCAAAGAACCAGTATCGCTACCAGTCCTCGCAAGCTCCGCCGCCCACGTTTCTCTTTCTTCTCATCTTCAATTGTCAAATAACAGACCAGAGCAATCCAGTCACAAGCTCCGCCGAAACCCGAAAGTCCCAGCCCCAATCAGCAATGCAGCCAATCCGGAAACCCAAGAGCGAAGGACATCGTCGCCAGCAGCGCCGCCGCCCTCGTTCAGTGACGCGGCTTATACGGCTAACCCTCAGACATAGTCAACACCGACAATCCAACTTTTTTGACATTTTTGTAACACACTGTTTTCGCAGGTGATTTTGTGGCAGATTTATTCACAGATTGGCCTGTCAGCGCGGCTTATCGGGGAAAATCTTTATCAGCTGGTCAAAAATCGCTCAGATCCACCCTTCCGCTGGCGAAAAAATCTTCAAAAACAGCCGTCAAACGCGGATTTATGGTTAACCAACGGTAAAGATCGGCCCGTAAAGAACGAGCATGGCCCATATCAGTCCAAATCGGAACCTAAAGCGGTTTGTCGTGTTGTTCTCCCATCGCAACACAAGGAGATCGACATGGCTGCCAATACCGATGACATCCGCACATCCGTGAGCAAGGACATCGCCGCGCTTCAACAGGAAGTGTCGCGCCTGCAGAAGATGATTTCCGCTCAGGGCGCTGAAGCCTACTATGAAGTGCGCGACCGCGCCGGCAAGGCCATTGATCAATCGCTCCCTCGCGCCAAGAACGCCGTTGCCCAGATCCGCGCCGAGAGCGTGGCAGCCGCCGGAGCTGCCCGCGAACATGTCGCGGCAACGACGACCGCCCTCGCCCTCGCCGGTGCTTTGGGCTTCCTTGCCGGCTACCTGCTCAGCGGTCATCACCAGGCGCAGGCGCATCATTGGTGGCGTTAGGCAAGGCCTACCGCAGCGCACAATAAGGATGACTATTTAGGGACCCTCCGATCGGAAATTAGGTAGGGTCCATAAATACTTATGTCTTAGAAAAACCAATTTTTAATGGCAGGAAGGCGAGCATAATAATGAGGGAGGATAAACCATGGAAAACAAGAAGGCGAATTGCATCGTCGAAGTCAGCGTAGACAGCGCCACTGGCCGGCGTGCAGTTGGCATCATGAATATGCGACAGGCCCTCGAACTGCCCGAAATGCTGAGCCTGACCTATACCCATCCTGACCCGGTGAAGGCCGCTGCCGGCATCGTCGTCAATCGTCAGGAACTGGCAGGTTTTCTCGCCTGCCGCTAAGGCCTGCAGGATTTGACAATATCGGTAACGGAGCCGCCGGCGCGGACAAGCCTGTTCGGCTGTCTTTCAGTGCAACTTGCGGCCCTCATTATTCCTTTGGGTTTTCGCCGCCTTCGCTGGCGTCCGTCTGAAGTTCATGCAAAGAATGCGGCGTTGCAACCAGGCAAGGACGTCTGAGTGGGAGAGCGGCGCCAACCGCACAAATTACGTGAACGCGAGAAAGCCGGCGCTGATGCCGGCGGCAAGCGGGTAACCCTGCCGCGTGCCCTTTCGAAGCTCGGCTATTGTTCCCGCACCCAGGCCGAGCGCCTGATCGTGGACGGCCGTGTTGCAGTCGACGGGCGCATTGTTCGCAATCTCGACGCCTGGGTCGATCTTCAATCGGCAAAGCTTGCAGTCGACGGCGCAACGATCGCCGCGGAGGCGAAGATCTACCTGATGCTGAACAAGCCGCGCGGGCTTTTGACGACCCGGCACGATCCGGAAGAGCGTCCGACGGTCTATGACTGTCTCAAGGAATTCGACATTCCGCATCTTTCGCCGGTCGGCCGGCTCGACAAGGCAAGCGAAGGCCTGCTGCTGTTTACCAACGATACCGAGTTCGCGCAGGCCCTGCTCGATCCGATCACCCATGTGACCAAGACCTATCATGTGCAAGTCGATCGCATCATGGATGCGCATTCGCTGGCCGAAATGACATACGGCATCCGGCACGACGGCGAAGTGCTGATGGCGACGGCCGCACGGCTCCTGCGAAGCGGCGACCGCAACTCGTGGATCGAAGTGGAACTCGACGAGGGCCGTAACCGGCAGATCCGCCGCATGCTCGAAGCCACCGGAGCCGAGTGTCTGCGCCTGGTGCGCGTTGCAATAGGCGGGCTAAAGCTTGGAGAGCTGCCGAAGGGCTCGGTGCGCGCACTGACTGAGGCGGAGCTACGCGACCTGAAGCGGCGGACGGGCATGGAAAGGACCGGGCGGAATTGATGCGGAAGGACGATATCGCGCCGCACGACTTCTGGCAGGAGCTCCATCCCCCGGGCAGCTTTCCGGCCAATGGCGAGTTCACCTCGTTCTATGTCGCGGAATTGCAGGATCGCCGCCAGCTTCGACTGCCGATCCGGGTGCTTGCCGACAGCAAACACGCGCTCGCCTCGCTGATCGTCAACCAGGCGAGCTTCGCCGTGCTCGATGCACTCGCCGGGCAATTGGCGGCGACGATCAGGGACTTTGACATCGATATCGTCGCAGGCCTGCCAACCCTCGGGTTGACGCTTGCTGCGGCGGTCGCCCAGAAGCTCGGACACACGCGCTACGTGCCCTTGGGCACCTCCCGGAAATTCTGGTACCGCAACGACCTTTCCGTGGCCCTGTCGTCGATTACCACGCCGGAACCGCACAAGCGTCTATATATAGACCCGCGCATGCTGCCGTTGCTTCGGGGACGCCGTGTCGCGCTGATCGACGATGTCATCTCGAGCGGCAGTTCCATCGTCGCGGGCCTGCAATTGATGACCGCCTGCGACATCGAACCTGTCGTCATCGCAGCGGCGATGCTGCAATCAGAACGCTGGAGGGAAAAGCTCGCAGCTGAAGGCGCCCGGTGGCCCGACCGCACCGTCGGGGTTTTCGTGACGCCGATACTCGAAAGAACGGCACAAGGCCGCTGGCGCGCGCCCACTGCCTGACCTCGCACAACATGAGGATTGATCGATCTTACCGCGCACTCTCCCTATACAGTCCTGTCGGATGGCTACATTTTGCTGACGGTTGAAACGCGAGCCCGCCCATGACGTTCGAGCAAGCATCCCTGCTGATCCTTCTCTCGGCGATGCTCGTTCTGTTCTGCCTGAACCGTATCCGCATCGAGGTTGTAGCCATCGGCGGCCTGCTTGCCGGGTATGTGCTCCGACTTTATCCGGCCGATCAGGTCTTTGCCGGTTTCGCCAGTCCGGTCGTCATCACGGTGGTCGAAATTCTACTGATCGTCCAGGTGCTCGCGCGCGCAAAGCTCTTTGACAGCCTCGCCGAACGTTTTGCAGCCGCCGGACTGTCCGGCTTCACGGTCATCGCCAGTCTTTCGGCCGTCACCGGGCTCATCTCGATCTTCATGAACAATATCGGCGCCTTCGCGATCATGCTGCCTGCAACGCTGCGCATCAGCAGCGTCATGAATATCCCGCGGCGCCAGCTCGTCATGCCGATTTCCTTCGCGGCGCTTCTCGGCGGCCTCGTCTCGCTGATCGGAACGCCGGCCAATCTGCTTGTCAGCGATGCATTGGCCAAGGCAACAGGTTCCGGCTTCCGTTTTTTCGATTTCGCCTATGTCGGCCTTCCTGTCGCCATCACCGGAATTCTGCTGATGGCCGCTCTCGTGCCGCAACTTTTTCCGGAAACCGACGACCAACCTGCCACAGCCGCGCCGGCCCGACGGCGCATCGTGGCGGAACGGCGCGTTCCTGAGGGTTCGCCGCTCGCCGGCCGTCGCCTTCTCGATTGCTCCAGCCTCTTTGACATCCAGCCGCACGCATTGATCCGCAACGGCCAGTTCGTCTTTGGTCCGTTCGATCAGTCGACCATCAAGGCAGGCGATATCTTGCTTGCAGAAGGCGCCGATGCGGTGTTTGCCGGCCTCGCCGCCTCGGCTGCGCTCGTTCCGGAAGCCCATCCGAATGGCATGCAGGCGGATTTCACCCACATTGAAGCCGTCGTCATGCCCGAGAGCACGCTGGTCGGCTCGCGAATCCGCTCGTTGGAGGTCTTTAAAAGCCGCAGCGTTCGGGTTGGCGCTCTCTCCATGCGGTCGCCGCGGATCGAAGGCCGCTTTGAGGATCTGCAGCTCTCGATCGGCGATATCCTTCTGCTCGAGGGCCCGCGCCAGGCAGTCGCCGAAGCGCTTGAGGAATGCGAATGCCTGCCGCTCGCCTCCCAACCTGCAGACGAGGCGACCTCGAATGCGTGGCAGCCCTTCCTGGTCTTTGCTGCTGGAGTGACGCTTTCGGCTGTCGGGCCGGCCCGCGCGGAAATCGCATTTGCGGCTGTCGTCTTCGCTCTTGCGCTGATGGGTTATCTCAACATCCGCCAGGCCATGGCGGACATCAACTGGCCGATCATCATCATGCTGGCCGCGATGATCCCGATCGGCTCGGCTGTTGCCGCAACAGGCACGGCCCAGTTGGTGGCCGACTGGCTGAGCCTGCTCGTGCCGATATCCATGCCGCTTGCCGGCATCGCACTCCTGCTCTTCATCGCCATGGCGCTCACGCCTTTCGTCAACAACGCCACGGTGGCCATTGTGCTCAGTCCTGTTGCGCTGGAATTCGCAGAGGCAGCGCACCAGCCTCCGGCCGCCTACCTGATTGCCGTTGCCGCGGGCGCATCGCTCGATTTCCTGACGCCGTTCGGCCACCACAACAACACGCTGGCGATGAGCATCGGCAGCTATCGCGTCTCAGACTTCATGCGCGCCGGCAGTCCGCTGGCGTTTGCTTGCTATTTTCTGACCGTTCTTCTGGTTGCCCTGCTCTGGCTTTGAACGCCATTTGCTTGACTTCCCCTGCAATGGAACTAGAGCAGGGTGAAACCGAGCGACAAAGGACTATCGAGCCCGTGCGAATTCTCTCCGAAGCCCATTTCCCCGAACTGCCGAACTATTACCGCGGCAAGGTGCGCGAGAATTATGACCTTCCGGATGGCAGCCGCATCATCATCAGCACCGACCGCCTCAGCGCTTTCGACCGCATTCTCACCTGCATCCCATATAAGGGCCAGGTGCTGACGCAAACGGCGCGCTACTGGTTCGAAGAGACCAAGGACATCTGCCCGAACCATGTCATTGACTATCCGGACCCGAACGTGGTCATCGGCAAGCGGCTCGACATTCTGCCCGTCGAGGTCGTCGTCCGCGGCTATCTCGCCGGCACCACGGGCACGTCCATCCTCACTCTTTATAAGAAGGGCGAGCGCGACATGTACGGCATGCACCTGCCGGACGGCATGCGTGACAACCAGCGACTGCCCGAGCCGGTGATCACCCCGACCAGCAAGGAATTCGACGGCGGCCATGACGAGCCGCTGACGCCTGACGAGATCGTCGGCCGCGGTCTGCTGACCGCGGAACAGTGGGCAACGCTTTCGAGATACGCGCTCGCGCTTTTCGCGCGCGGCCAGGAAATGGCCGCGAAACGCGGCCTCATCCTCGTCGACACCAAATACGAATTCGGAACCGACAAGGACGGCAATATTATTCTCGCCGACGAAATCCACACGCCCGACAGCAGCCGTTACTGGATCGCGGACAGCTATCAGCAGGCCTTTGAAGACGGCACGCGCCCCGCAAGCTTCGACAAGGACTTCGTCCGGGCCTGGGTGGCCGAGCGTTGCGATCCCTACAAGGACGAGATCCCCGAGATCCCGGTCGAACTGGTCGAGGAGACATCGAAGGTCTACATCAAGGCCTATGAGGCGATTACCGCCCAGTCTTTCGTTGCCGATGACAGCGGCGAAACCCCGGCTGCCCGTGTGCGAAGCAACCTTGCGCGCTATTTCCCTTAAAAACCCGGAACGAACCGCCCGAAGGCCGCCTCGGCGCTTGCGGGTTTTCGTCGGGAGGCATTAGCATGTGCAGGGCGGGGGAACGAATGGCACGAAGGCCGCGGCGCAAAGCCGAGGAGACGCGGGAAGACATTCTGTCGACGGCCGAGTTGCTGTTTCGCCAGCGTGGTTTCGTCGCCGTATCGATCGCCGACATCGCCTCGTCCCTCGGCATGTCGCCGGCCAATGTCTTCAAGCATTTTCATTCGAAAGTGGCGCTTGTCGATGCCATCGCCGAACGGCATCTCGGCAACGCCACCGAGCGCTTTGGCTCTTTCGACGGAAGCCTGCCGCCCAAAGAACAACTGCTGCGTTTCGTGCTTCGGCTTCTCGATAGCCACCTCAAGGACATTCAAGACAATCCCTACATCTTCGAAATGGTGCTGACGACAGTTCAGGCGAAGCTCGAAGCAGGTATTCGCTACCGCGAGCGAAT
Above is a window of Rhizobium etli 8C-3 DNA encoding:
- a CDS encoding pseudouridine synthase, with amino-acid sequence MGERRQPHKLREREKAGADAGGKRVTLPRALSKLGYCSRTQAERLIVDGRVAVDGRIVRNLDAWVDLQSAKLAVDGATIAAEAKIYLMLNKPRGLLTTRHDPEERPTVYDCLKEFDIPHLSPVGRLDKASEGLLLFTNDTEFAQALLDPITHVTKTYHVQVDRIMDAHSLAEMTYGIRHDGEVLMATAARLLRSGDRNSWIEVELDEGRNRQIRRMLEATGAECLRLVRVAIGGLKLGELPKGSVRALTEAELRDLKRRTGMERTGRN
- a CDS encoding phosphoribosylaminoimidazolesuccinocarboxamide synthase; translated protein: MRILSEAHFPELPNYYRGKVRENYDLPDGSRIIISTDRLSAFDRILTCIPYKGQVLTQTARYWFEETKDICPNHVIDYPDPNVVIGKRLDILPVEVVVRGYLAGTTGTSILTLYKKGERDMYGMHLPDGMRDNQRLPEPVITPTSKEFDGGHDEPLTPDEIVGRGLLTAEQWATLSRYALALFARGQEMAAKRGLILVDTKYEFGTDKDGNIILADEIHTPDSSRYWIADSYQQAFEDGTRPASFDKDFVRAWVAERCDPYKDEIPEIPVELVEETSKVYIKAYEAITAQSFVADDSGETPAARVRSNLARYFP
- a CDS encoding phosphoribosyltransferase, which encodes MAPHDFWQELHPPGSFPANGEFTSFYVAELQDRRQLRLPIRVLADSKHALASLIVNQASFAVLDALAGQLAATIRDFDIDIVAGLPTLGLTLAAAVAQKLGHTRYVPLGTSRKFWYRNDLSVALSSITTPEPHKRLYIDPRMLPLLRGRRVALIDDVISSGSSIVAGLQLMTACDIEPVVIAAAMLQSERWREKLAAEGARWPDRTVGVFVTPILERTAQGRWRAPTA
- a CDS encoding SLC13 family permease; translation: MTFEQASLLILLSAMLVLFCLNRIRIEVVAIGGLLAGYVLRLYPADQVFAGFASPVVITVVEILLIVQVLARAKLFDSLAERFAAAGLSGFTVIASLSAVTGLISIFMNNIGAFAIMLPATLRISSVMNIPRRQLVMPISFAALLGGLVSLIGTPANLLVSDALAKATGSGFRFFDFAYVGLPVAITGILLMAALVPQLFPETDDQPATAAPARRRIVAERRVPEGSPLAGRRLLDCSSLFDIQPHALIRNGQFVFGPFDQSTIKAGDILLAEGADAVFAGLAASAALVPEAHPNGMQADFTHIEAVVMPESTLVGSRIRSLEVFKSRSVRVGALSMRSPRIEGRFEDLQLSIGDILLLEGPRQAVAEALEECECLPLASQPADEATSNAWQPFLVFAAGVTLSAVGPARAEIAFAAVVFALALMGYLNIRQAMADINWPIIIMLAAMIPIGSAVAATGTAQLVADWLSLLVPISMPLAGIALLLFIAMALTPFVNNATVAIVLSPVALEFAEAAHQPPAAYLIAVAAGASLDFLTPFGHHNNTLAMSIGSYRVSDFMRAGSPLAFACYFLTVLLVALLWL
- a CDS encoding TetR family transcriptional regulator → MARRPRRKAEETREDILSTAELLFRQRGFVAVSIADIASSLGMSPANVFKHFHSKVALVDAIAERHLGNATERFGSFDGSLPPKEQLLRFVLRLLDSHLKDIQDNPYIFEMVLTTVQAKLEAGIRYRERIEQNLEEIIREGVSADHYKCSDPRRAAHTVADVLASVLHPVLIARDDKDTLVRRAEEIVCFVDTALQNSAC